The genomic segment GGAACCGACATCAACGTTGGAGACATGGTACCGGTCGAAATCACCGCGCGGCATGACTATGATTTAGTGGGAATTGCATCGGAACTGGAAACGGCATAGGCAATCGGCGAATTTATGGCTACCACAAAACCGGAAAAGACGTCCTCTGCACCTGATAATCATCTCGGCCGAAATTCGTTGAATTGGCCGAATGCGATCACCATGAGCCGGTTGATCTTGGCGATCGTACTTTTTGCGCTGATTGACTATCGTGGGTATTGGAAGACGAGCGTCGTTGTCTTCGTGATCGCGGCTGCGACCGACGCTCTCGATGGATTCATTGCTCGCCGATACGGTATGGTGACCGTGCTGGGGCGGATCCTGGATCCCTTCGTCGACAAATTCATCATCTGCGGAGCGTTCATCTTCCTGTTGGCCAAATCCGGATCGGGGATCAATGCCTGGATGGTGATGATCGTGATTGGCCGCGAAATGTTTGTCACCGGTCTGCGAGGGTTTTTGGAACAACAAGGTAAAGACTTCTCCGCAGCCTGGAGCGGTAAAATCAAAATGGCCCTGCAGTGCGTCGCTGTTGCCGCCAGCTTAATGTCGCTGGCGCCCGAGATTACCGAATCGGCCTCTGCCGACCAGTTTTTCCTCCTCCGCGATATCCTATTGTGGGGTGCGATCATTTCCACGGTTTGGAGCGGGCTGATTTATATCGTCCGCGGAGCCAAACTGCTGCGTCAGGGGTGACTTTCACCCGATTCCCGGATTCCAAACACTCAGCGGCCGCACGCGCTACCAGTGTTTCGCAAGCATCGCGCAGATCTAATTTTGCACTAGCACTGCCGATTGCACCCCACCCCAAGTGTCATTTGTGATAATGCATGCGTGCTGTTGTTCGGCACATAGCTTGGCCATTAATGCGTTCTCGGTTCACCTGTTGACGAATTCTCTAGCCTTTACACTAGGCTCATTGCTTAAAAAACGCGCTTGTAACGTCTACAACATAACAGTGAATCTGGGGATAGACTGAAAGCTCGGGATTGCTTCGATTTTGTTTCAAACCCCAGCGAGGTAGGTCCTTCATACATCCTTCATAACAGGTACAAACTCTAAAAAGAGGAATAGCTCATTGAGCAATTTCGAGTAGTGATCGTACGCCCGTTGCATACCAGGGAACTTGCAACGGGACGGCATTCACGTTAGAAATATGACACTGTCCTCTATCCGCAGATTGGGCCAAAGGCGTATCACATCTAAGCACCTCTGGCAGTTGCAACAAAACTCATTTCTTTTTGGAGACTAGACGTCATGAGGTCCCTTATTCGTACCTTGTCGCTTTCCATGTTGGTCCTGACCGTGTTTGCGATCAGCGTATCTGACGCGCGCGCACAGGAGAAGAAGCCCAATATTCTCGTCATCTTTGGTGACGATATCGGGCAGACAAATGTCTCCGCGTATACGATGGGACTTGTCGGTTATCGCACACCGAACATTGACCGCATTGCCAGAGAAGGCACCATTTTCACTGACTACTACGCCGAGCAAAGTTGCACGGCTGGCAGGTCGACGTTTCTGACCGGACAATGCACCTACCGCACCGGACTTTCCAAAGTAGGCCTTCCCGGCGCCGAACTCGGCCTACAAGCCGAAGATCCTACAATTGCGGAGCTTCTCAAACCGCACGGTTATGCGACGGGTCAATTTGGTAAAAACCACCTGGGAGACCGCGACGAGTTCTTGCCTACAAATCATGGCTTCGACGAATTCTTGGGGAACCTTTACCACCTCAACGCCGAAGAGGAACCGGAAAACCGCAACTACCCCGTTGATCCTGCTTTCAGAAAAAAATTCGGTCCCCGCGGCGTGATCAAATCGAGTGCTGACGGCAAGATCGAAGACACAGGTCCGCTCACCAAAAAGCGGATGGAGACCATCGACGACGAGACGTCCAATGCAGCCGTCGACTTCATTGAACGGCAAACGAAGGCGGATAAGCCTTTCTTTTGTTGGTGGAATGCAACGCGGATGCACTTTCGCACGCACGTCAGGGATGAACTCCGCGACAAACCCGGTTTGACGTCCCGCACGGAATATGCGGACGGGATGCTTGAGCATGACGCCGATGTGGGCAAACTGCTCGACAAGCTCGATGAACTGAAGATCGCCGACAATACGATCGTGCTCTACACGACCGACAACGGTCCCCACAAGAACACCTGGCCGGACGCCGGACTGAGCCCGTTTCGTAATGAGAAGAACTCAAACTGGGAAGGCGCCTTCCGCGTCCCCTGTGCGATTCGCTGGCCTGGAAAGATTAAACCAGCCACCGTTTCCAATGAGATTGTCAGCGGGCTGGATTGGTTGCCGACATTTCTCGCCGCCGTGGGTGAAGACGATGTCAAAGAGAAACTCCTCAAGGGACATCAAGTCGATGGCAAGTCGTTTAAGGTGCACCTCGACGGGTACAACCTGCTTCCCTACCTCACAGGAAAAGAAAAGGAGTCTCCGCGGGAGTCATTCTTTTACTTTAACGATGATGGCCAAATCGTGGGGATGCGGTTTGAGAACTGGAAACTCGTATTCCTTGAACAGCGTGCCCGGGGAACACTCAAGGTATGGGCCGAACCGTTTACTACATTGCGACTCCCCAAAATGTATGACTTGCGCGCCGACCCGTATGAGCAAGCGGACATCACCTCCAACACCTATTATGACTGGCTGTTGGACCACGCTTTTCTGCTTGTCCCGGCGCAACAGTACGCTGGCAATTTCTTAGCGACTTTCAAAGATTACCCGCCGCGGCAGAAGCCGTCGAGCTTTAATCTGGACGAGGTCATGGAAAAGCTTTCAGGTGCAACGCACTAGCCCCTTTGTAGGTTGGAACCGGGCGTCTGATCAGGGCGCCCGGTTCTTGCTACATTGTGCCAGCACTGTGATCACTAATCCCGCAATCGGCGAAAAACAAGGTGGTGATTTTGCTGTCTTACGGATGTGCTGGTTGCAAGACCATGCAACCTCTCTTCGAGAGACTATCGTTTAATTATTATCGCCTACGACTTTGTAAATTAGGCGAAGCTCATCGATTTGTAGACGGAGTGTGGAATGGAGCCCCGTGAGGCGGTATTGAAAATCGCGGATGCCATGAACGCTTCGGTGATTGGCCAACGGGATGTTGTCGAGCGGATTCTCATCGCCCTACTGGCGGACGGGCATGTCTTGATGGAGGGTTTGCCCGGTACCGCAAAAACCCGCAGTGTGAAGACCCTTTCCAGTCTCGTCGAAAGCGAGTTCGGCCGCATTCAGTTCACCCCCGACTTGCTCCCCTCGGACGTGACCGGTTCGGAGATTTATCGAGAGCATACCGCTACGTTCGAATTTCAACCAGGACCGATTTTCGGCAACTTGATTTTGGCAGATGAAATCAACCGGGCGCCCGCCAAAGTTCAGTCGTCCCTTCTCGAGGCCATGGAAGAACGGCAAGTCACCGTGGCAGGTGAGACACACAAGCTGCCGGATTTATTTCTGGTGTTGGCTACACAGAATCCCATCGAACAAGAAGGCACCTATCCATTGCCCGAAGCGCAAATGGATCGCTTTTTGCTTTATGTTCGTGTCGACTATCCCGCCAGTGAAAACGAAGCGGCCATTTTGCGGCTGGTCCGTGGCGAGAAATCGGGAACAGCTGCGGCACCGATTTCGCCGATTCCACAAGACGTCGTTTTCGAAGCGCGACGGCAAGTGCATGCGGTTCATGTGGCCGAAGCGGCCGAGCGGTACCTCGTCGATTTGGTGCTTGCGACGCGCAATCCCGATCAGTATGAAGGGGAATTGTCCAATTGGATTCGCCTGGGCGCCAGTCCTCGGGGGACATTGGCCCTTGATGCGGCTGCTCGCGCACATGCTTGGCTGCAGGGACAAGATTTCGTTTCTCCCGACAATATCCGGGCGGTCGCTCCCGCCTGCTTGGCTCACCGCATTCACCTCACATACGAGGCCGAAGCGGCCGGAGTCACCCGCACCGAAGTCATTGAGTCCCTACTGAAAAACGTGGTGCCGGTTTGAGGCAAACCCTATGCAAGCACGCGTCACTGTCACATTAGAAGAATTAATGCTGCTCAAGGCGGATGCGCGCGGGTTTTCATTGCTGCCACGCCAACCGGCCGGCTCATTGTTATCCGGGCGACACGCTTCCCGCCTGCGCGGACGGGGACTTGCCTTTGCGGAGCTACGCCATTACCACCAAGGTGATGATGTTCGCACGATCGATTGGAAAGCGACGGCGCGGCTCCGCAAGCCGCACGTTCGTGTCTACAATGAAGAACGAGAACGTCCGGTCCTGCTCGTTGTCGATCAACGATCCAGCATGTTTTTTGGAAGCCGGCTGTCCATGAAATCGGTTGCCGCAGCGGAATTGGCCGCTTTAGGGGCTTGGCGAGCGCTCGATGGAGGCGACCGCGTCGGCGGTATTGTCTTCAATGACGAGGAACTCATCGAAGTCCGTCCGCATCGCAGTCAAACCCGTGTACTGCAGTTGTTGCATGTCATCGAACAATCCAACAATCAACTCACCGAAACGGAATTCACCGGCGGAGAAGCCACGCTCAATCGAGCCCTCAAACGTGCATTGCATGTTGCCAAACATGATCACCTTGTGGTACTGATTAGCGACCTCGACGGCGCAGATGACGAAACGCAACGATTGGCGGCATTGCTTTCCGCTCATAACGATGTCCTGGTAGTTGCCGTCTACGATCCGATGGGCATCTCCCTCTCCGGTTCGCCCGGAATGCTCGCGAGCGACTCGACAACTATTCACGAGGTCCCTGCGGGTGCGGAATTTTCGCGGCGTTTTCAAGACGCGTTTCAACAACGGTTGGATCAGTGGAAGGAGACCTTCCGCGTGCTGCGCGTTCCCGTGATGCCGATCTCAACCGCACATTCCGTCCCGGCACAAGTCCGAGCAATTTTGGGAAACCATCCCCACTTTTCATGAATGGCTCCGCCACCAGCCTTGATCGCTTGCACGATATCGTCGTGCCCCCACCGGTTCCCTGGTGGCCGCCGGCGCCCGGATGGTATGTGCTGTTCGCCCTATTCGTGGCAATACTGGGATTTTTCATGATTCGGGCATGGCAAAAGTGGCGGGCCAATGCGTATCGCCGCGCGGCGCTTCGAGAGCTGGATTCTGCGCATACGGCGGCGGCCATTTCGGAAATCTTAAGACGCACCGCGCTGGTCACGATACCACGAGCCACATTGGCCGGTTTGTCAGGCCCACAATGGACGGAATGGTTGGCCACGCATTCTCCAACTCCCCTGCCCCAGCAGGTCGGAGAACAGTTGGCCAACGAAATTTACCGTGATGCAGACGAGACGCACGACGTGGAAGCTCTGCGACACTATGCAACCAACTGGATCCGCCACCACCGCCGACCAGTACCAACCGACACGTAGTCCGGGACGACGTCTCTCAAAATGTTTGCATTCGACTACCCATGGATTTTTCTCCTCTTGCCGCTACCGTGGCTAATCCGCGCCTTCGTGCCGGCTCAGAAGGCCCATCAACGGGCAGTACGCGTCCCCTTTGGTGAGCGTATTGCTCAAGCCTCAGGCCGCAATGCCAACTCCGACGCATCGTCCGGAGCAACGCAAAGTTTGATCATCCCCTGCTTGTTGTGGTTGCTTGTCTTGAGTGCTCTGGCGCATCCCCAATGGATCGAGCCCCCGATCACTAAGGAATTTCCCACGCGCGATCTGCTGCTCCTTGTTGATCTCTCGGCATCAATGAAACAAAAGGATTTCACTAACGAGGCGGGGCAAAAAGTGGATCGCCTTGCCGCTGTCAAAGAAGTCCTGGGGGAATTCCTAGAGCGGCGCGACGGCGACCGCGTCGGTCTAGTGGTCTTTGGTGATGCCCCGTATCTCCAGGCGCCTTTCTCCACCGACTTGGATTTGTCGCGACGTCTACTCCACGAATGCCAAGTCGGCATGGCGGGACCACGGACCGCGTTTGGCGATGCCATCGGCCTAGGTGTGAGTCTATTCGAAGAGAGTCAAGCGCCAGCCAAAACGATGATTGCTCTCACCGACGGCAACGACACGAAAAGCCAAGTTCCCCCGATTGAGGCGGCACGTATCGCCGCACAACGGGGCATCCGCATCTACACCGTCGCCATCGGCGACGCGACCACGGTGGGTGAAGACAAATTGGACGAACAGGCACTGCGCGACGTCGCCTCCGCAACAGGCGGATCCTATTTTTTTGCAGCGGACCGTAAGCATTTGCAGGAGATCTACGCGGAGCTCGACCGGATCGAGACCAGCAAAGTCAAAACCTTCAGCCATCGTCCCCGTCGCCAACTGTATTATCTCCCACTTGCCGCCGGGTTGCTGTTGTCGTTGGTTCATACAGCCTATCTCCTGTTTTCATATCGCAGTTCCATTGCGCCGGTACAGAAAAACCTGGTGATTCGGGTCAATCCAGACACGGGCAAACTGGAGTTACAGAGATGACCCAAATATGGGCGAATTTTCACTTGCTGCGGCCCGAATGGCTGATACTGGCGCCACTATCAATTGGTTTGTGGTGGCTTTGGCAGCGGAGCCGGGACCCTTTGCGCGGATGGCGTGCGCAAATGCATCCGGATTTATTGAACGCACTGATTGTGGGTGAACACTCGAAGCGAGACCTGGCGCGGTATGTCTTACCCGTTGCATGGCTGCTCGGCATCATTGCGATCGCCGGCCCGACATGGAAGTTGGAACCGAATCCATTTGTTGAAGACGCTCAACCGCTCATGATTCTTTTGAACTCGGATAAGAGCATGCTGCAGACCGATTCCACTTCGACAACGCACATGGAACGTGCGCAGCTGAAAATTGCCGACCTCGCAAAAACGCGGAAAGGCCAACCGCTGGGGCTGATAGCCTACGCCGGATCCGCCCATTTGGTCCTTCCGCCGACAGCTGACACCGCAGTCGTCGCCGAAATGGCCGCGGAGATTAGCCCCGACATCATGCCCGTCCCGGGGGATCGTTTGGACTTGGCCATCCAGAAGGCCGCTGCATTGTTACGCGAAGAATCTCATGGGGGATCGTTGTTAGTCATCGCCAACACGGTCGCTGCAGATCCACAGACAATCGCTTCTGCAAATCAAACGGCCAGCCCCGTTCCGATTCAGTTTTTGGCGCTCGCTGATGCGGACTTGCCGGAAACTAAAACATTGCAAGATGCAGCAGAGCGACTAGATGCGAATGTTCAAGAACTCACAATCGACGACCAAGATGTTTCCGCCATCACCGAGTCTGCCGAAAGAAATGCATCCGCCGGCATCGCAGGCGAGAGTAGTCGTTGGCAGGAAGCGGGCTACTGGCTGACCCCACTCTTGGCGCTGGTTGTGGCATTATCATTTCGTCGTCGTGAATTGGCTGAAGCGGAGAAACCATCATGAGAGGATTCTGCATGGTCTTGGCAGTCTCATGGCTGGGATTGTGGTTCACGCCCGACCAACAGGGACAACGGCTGATGAGTCGTGGTGAGTTTGCCGAAGCGGCCAAACGGTTTGAAGATCCGCTGCGGCAAGGAGTCGCTTGGTATCGTGCTGGCGAATTTGAAAAGGCGACACAAGCCTTTTCGCGCGTCTCCTCACCAGAATCAAAATTCAATCTGGGGAATGCTTGGCTGATGCTTGGTAAATACGACCAGGCAATTGCCAGCTATGACGAGGTGCTCGAAAAGCGCCCCGATTGGAAAGCAGCTCAGGAAAACCGCGATCTCGCCGCAGCACGGGCGAAATTGATTCATGGCATAGGCGGCGATCTCGGAGACCAACGCGAGGGGGCCGACAAAGTCGTCTTCGATCAGGATAAGCCCCCCGGCGGACAAGAGACCGAGGTCACCGGGGCACAGGCGATGTCCGATGCGGCGATCCAGTCGATTTGGCTCCGCCAGGTTCAAACCAACCCGGCTGACTTTTTGAAGGCCAAATTTGCCTATCAACAAGCCGACGGCAAAGCTGGGGACGAGAAATGAGTGGGCGACGCCTCAGACAAACCATGTGTGGTCTCGCTGGCCTGTGTAGCGTGTTTGTATTCCTCCAGTCGGCGAAAGCAGATGTGAAACTCGTATACATTTCTGCCCCCGCGAAAAAAACATGGGTCGGCCAGCGAACGACGTTTTATGTCGAATTAAGAAGCCCCGGTCCATTTGTGGGCGCGGCTGGATTTTCCCTGCCGCAAATTCCACGATGCGTGATCGTCAAAGTCAGCAATCCGGTGGTCTCCTCCAAAGTCATCGAGGGCGAGACGTGGTTCATTCAAACGCACGAATTTGCCCTGTTCTCTCA from the Symmachiella macrocystis genome contains:
- the pgsA gene encoding CDP-diacylglycerol--glycerol-3-phosphate 3-phosphatidyltransferase, whose translation is MATTKPEKTSSAPDNHLGRNSLNWPNAITMSRLILAIVLFALIDYRGYWKTSVVVFVIAAATDALDGFIARRYGMVTVLGRILDPFVDKFIICGAFIFLLAKSGSGINAWMVMIVIGREMFVTGLRGFLEQQGKDFSAAWSGKIKMALQCVAVAASLMSLAPEITESASADQFFLLRDILLWGAIISTVWSGLIYIVRGAKLLRQG
- a CDS encoding VWA domain-containing protein, with product MFAFDYPWIFLLLPLPWLIRAFVPAQKAHQRAVRVPFGERIAQASGRNANSDASSGATQSLIIPCLLWLLVLSALAHPQWIEPPITKEFPTRDLLLLVDLSASMKQKDFTNEAGQKVDRLAAVKEVLGEFLERRDGDRVGLVVFGDAPYLQAPFSTDLDLSRRLLHECQVGMAGPRTAFGDAIGLGVSLFEESQAPAKTMIALTDGNDTKSQVPPIEAARIAAQRGIRIYTVAIGDATTVGEDKLDEQALRDVASATGGSYFFAADRKHLQEIYAELDRIETSKVKTFSHRPRRQLYYLPLAAGLLLSLVHTAYLLFSYRSSIAPVQKNLVIRVNPDTGKLELQR
- a CDS encoding VWA domain-containing protein; the encoded protein is MHPDLLNALIVGEHSKRDLARYVLPVAWLLGIIAIAGPTWKLEPNPFVEDAQPLMILLNSDKSMLQTDSTSTTHMERAQLKIADLAKTRKGQPLGLIAYAGSAHLVLPPTADTAVVAEMAAEISPDIMPVPGDRLDLAIQKAAALLREESHGGSLLVIANTVAADPQTIASANQTASPVPIQFLALADADLPETKTLQDAAERLDANVQELTIDDQDVSAITESAERNASAGIAGESSRWQEAGYWLTPLLALVVALSFRRRELAEAEKPS
- a CDS encoding arylsulfatase, whose translation is MLVLTVFAISVSDARAQEKKPNILVIFGDDIGQTNVSAYTMGLVGYRTPNIDRIAREGTIFTDYYAEQSCTAGRSTFLTGQCTYRTGLSKVGLPGAELGLQAEDPTIAELLKPHGYATGQFGKNHLGDRDEFLPTNHGFDEFLGNLYHLNAEEEPENRNYPVDPAFRKKFGPRGVIKSSADGKIEDTGPLTKKRMETIDDETSNAAVDFIERQTKADKPFFCWWNATRMHFRTHVRDELRDKPGLTSRTEYADGMLEHDADVGKLLDKLDELKIADNTIVLYTTDNGPHKNTWPDAGLSPFRNEKNSNWEGAFRVPCAIRWPGKIKPATVSNEIVSGLDWLPTFLAAVGEDDVKEKLLKGHQVDGKSFKVHLDGYNLLPYLTGKEKESPRESFFYFNDDGQIVGMRFENWKLVFLEQRARGTLKVWAEPFTTLRLPKMYDLRADPYEQADITSNTYYDWLLDHAFLLVPAQQYAGNFLATFKDYPPRQKPSSFNLDEVMEKLSGATH
- a CDS encoding DUF58 domain-containing protein, whose translation is MQARVTVTLEELMLLKADARGFSLLPRQPAGSLLSGRHASRLRGRGLAFAELRHYHQGDDVRTIDWKATARLRKPHVRVYNEERERPVLLVVDQRSSMFFGSRLSMKSVAAAELAALGAWRALDGGDRVGGIVFNDEELIEVRPHRSQTRVLQLLHVIEQSNNQLTETEFTGGEATLNRALKRALHVAKHDHLVVLISDLDGADDETQRLAALLSAHNDVLVVAVYDPMGISLSGSPGMLASDSTTIHEVPAGAEFSRRFQDAFQQRLDQWKETFRVLRVPVMPISTAHSVPAQVRAILGNHPHFS
- a CDS encoding tetratricopeptide repeat protein — its product is MRGFCMVLAVSWLGLWFTPDQQGQRLMSRGEFAEAAKRFEDPLRQGVAWYRAGEFEKATQAFSRVSSPESKFNLGNAWLMLGKYDQAIASYDEVLEKRPDWKAAQENRDLAAARAKLIHGIGGDLGDQREGADKVVFDQDKPPGGQETEVTGAQAMSDAAIQSIWLRQVQTNPADFLKAKFAYQQADGKAGDEK
- a CDS encoding AAA family ATPase, with the protein product MEPREAVLKIADAMNASVIGQRDVVERILIALLADGHVLMEGLPGTAKTRSVKTLSSLVESEFGRIQFTPDLLPSDVTGSEIYREHTATFEFQPGPIFGNLILADEINRAPAKVQSSLLEAMEERQVTVAGETHKLPDLFLVLATQNPIEQEGTYPLPEAQMDRFLLYVRVDYPASENEAAILRLVRGEKSGTAAAPISPIPQDVVFEARRQVHAVHVAEAAERYLVDLVLATRNPDQYEGELSNWIRLGASPRGTLALDAAARAHAWLQGQDFVSPDNIRAVAPACLAHRIHLTYEAEAAGVTRTEVIESLLKNVVPV
- a CDS encoding DUF4381 domain-containing protein, which produces MNGSATSLDRLHDIVVPPPVPWWPPAPGWYVLFALFVAILGFFMIRAWQKWRANAYRRAALRELDSAHTAAAISEILRRTALVTIPRATLAGLSGPQWTEWLATHSPTPLPQQVGEQLANEIYRDADETHDVEALRHYATNWIRHHRRPVPTDT